From Erigeron canadensis isolate Cc75 chromosome 8, C_canadensis_v1, whole genome shotgun sequence, one genomic window encodes:
- the LOC122578412 gene encoding tRNA-dihydrouridine(16/17) synthase [NAD(P)(+)]-like, protein MRSTTTTANGLSTNFPTQNHSHRHLSTATPPFDGSVLRNKLAAENQETSSSSSDAWSHWRNIKQPKLIVAPMYDASELPFRMLCRKYGAEAAYTPMLHSRTFAQSHKFRSREFTTCKEDRPLFVQFCGNDPDILLEAAYHVEPYCDYVDINLGCPQRIARTGNYGAFLMDDLPLVKSIVEKLATNLTVPVSCKIRKFPALQDTINYAKLLEDSGCSLIAVHGRTRDGRTHEKADWDAIKSVKNAVKIPVLANGNIRHMDDVQSCLTNTGVEGVMSAESLLNNPALFAGFRSGEWVLDGDDGFEDGKLDCLSLVVEYLKLCEQYPVGWKIIVSHMYGMLKKWFEVHPDIRDDFNIKRNLSFEYLYSLVDRLRDRGVQFPLYLKRTRPLT, encoded by the exons ATgagatcaacaacaacaacagcaaaCGGTTTATCCACTAATTTTCCAACCCAAAATCATTCCCACCGTCATCTATCCACCGCCACACCACCATTTGATGGGTCGGTTCTCCGAAACAAATTGGCTGCCGAAAACCAAGAaacatcatcgtcatcatcggACGCATGGTCTCACTGGAGGAACATAAAGCAGCCGAAACTGATAGTAGCCCCAATGTACGATGCCTCCGAACTTCCTTTCAGAATGTTGTGCCGGAAGTACGGCGCCGAAGCCGCTTACACCCCTATGCTTCACTCCCGTACCTTTGCCCAGAGTCACAAGTTTCGCTCCAGAGAATTCACTACGTGTaag GAAGATCGTCCGCTATTTGTCCAATTTTGTGGAAATGATCCAGATATCTTACTAGAAGCAGCATACCATGTGGAACCCTATTGTGATTATGTTGACATTAACTTGGG GTGTCCTCAACGTATTGCTAGGACTGGAAACTACGGTGCCTTCCTTATGGATGATCTTCCACTTGTTAAATCTATCGTTGAAAAACTTGCCACCAACCTTACTGTCCCCGTATCCTGCAAAATCCGCAAATTTCCAGCACTGCAAGACACAATAAACTACGCCAAGTTACTTGAAGATTCCGGTTGTTCACTGATAGCTGTCCATGGCCGGACAAGAGATGGGAGAACCCATGAAAAAGCAGATTGGGATGCTATTAAATCAGTAAAAAATGCTGTCAAAATCCCTGTTCTTGCAAATGGGAATATCCGTCACATGGATGATGTTCAAAGCTGTTTAACAAATACAG GTGTTGAAGGAGTAATGTCAGCAGAGTCTCTTCTTAATAACCCAGCATTGTTTGCTGGATTCAGAAGTGGCGAATGGGTGTTAGATGGTGATGATGGGTTTGAAGATGGAAAACTGGATTGTTTGAGCTTAGTGGTGGAGTACTTGAAGCTTTGTGAGCAATACCCCGTTGGATGGAAGATAATAGTTTCGCATATGTATGGAATGTTGAAAAAATGGTTTGAGGTGCATCCTGATATAAGGGatgattttaatataaaaagaaacctTAGCTTTGAGTATCTTTACAGCTTGGTTGATCGGCTTCGGGATCGTGGTGTTCAGTTCCCTCTTTATTTGAAAAGGACTCGGCCGTTAACTTGA